A single window of Psychromonas ingrahamii 37 DNA harbors:
- a CDS encoding BON domain-containing protein has product MKNSHKLLVLSATLISAIVLTGCNNQEDIAAKILLPTKIISEVNDSDVNIRIKAALFADQALKYLEIKVQTHKGDVLLTGEVDSQNRIDHVNKLVMSIKGVHTTHNHLIIKTS; this is encoded by the coding sequence ATGAAAAATAGCCATAAATTGTTAGTGCTAAGTGCGACTCTTATTAGTGCCATAGTCCTTACTGGATGTAATAATCAAGAAGACATCGCAGCTAAAATATTACTGCCGACTAAAATCATCAGTGAAGTGAATGATAGTGATGTGAACATTAGAATTAAAGCAGCACTGTTTGCTGATCAAGCGCTCAAGTACCTTGAGATTAAAGTGCAAACACATAAAGGCGATGTTTTACTGACGGGTGAAGTAGACAGCCAAAACCGGATTGATCATGTGAATAAATTAGTGATGAGCATCAAAGGTGTGCACACGACTCACAACCATCTTATTATTAAAACATCATAA
- a CDS encoding D-amino acid dehydrogenase, protein MQVCVLGAGVIGLTSAYYLAKKGFQVTVIDRQPGVALETSFANAGQISPGYSAPWAAPGIPFKAVKWLMQKHSPLRLSPEPEMKKLLWMAKMLGQCNGDDYNLNKSRMMALAEYSRDQFIALRKEIGISYQDGQSGTLQLFRKDEQVEASEKDIKVLKALGVPHQVLSPEQIAQVEPGLAPVIDKFKGGLRLTGDETGDCYLFCQSLKEKCENLGVTFQFNSDIKSLSVQANKIKGVETQFGVQAFDKVLVCLGSYSKELLKACDIDIPVYPVKGYSLTIPISNEKYAPLSTVMDETYKVAVTRLGDRIRAAGTAELSGYNLDLPKSRTDTISHVVGDLFAQGCDLSLADYWTGLRPMTPDGTPVVGASGIDGLYLNTGHGTLGWTMSCGSGAVIADIIAGSKTEIDSEALSAKRYKA, encoded by the coding sequence ATGCAAGTTTGTGTATTAGGTGCGGGTGTTATTGGTCTTACTTCTGCTTACTATTTGGCGAAAAAAGGCTTTCAGGTGACGGTGATTGATCGTCAGCCCGGTGTTGCTTTGGAAACCAGTTTTGCTAATGCAGGACAAATTTCACCTGGTTATTCTGCGCCTTGGGCGGCGCCAGGTATCCCTTTTAAAGCGGTTAAGTGGCTAATGCAAAAGCATAGTCCGCTTAGACTGAGTCCTGAGCCTGAAATGAAAAAGCTTTTATGGATGGCGAAGATGTTGGGGCAGTGTAATGGTGATGATTACAATCTAAATAAATCCAGAATGATGGCCCTTGCCGAATACAGCCGCGATCAATTTATTGCCTTAAGAAAAGAGATCGGTATTTCATATCAAGATGGTCAGTCTGGTACTTTGCAGTTATTTCGCAAAGATGAGCAGGTGGAAGCATCAGAAAAAGACATTAAAGTACTCAAGGCGTTGGGTGTACCTCATCAGGTATTAAGCCCGGAACAAATCGCGCAAGTAGAACCTGGGCTTGCCCCTGTGATTGATAAGTTCAAAGGGGGGTTGCGCCTGACTGGAGATGAAACAGGAGATTGTTATTTATTTTGTCAGTCCCTTAAAGAGAAATGCGAAAATTTGGGTGTGACTTTTCAATTTAACTCGGATATTAAATCCTTGAGTGTTCAAGCGAATAAGATTAAAGGCGTTGAAACTCAGTTTGGTGTACAAGCCTTTGATAAGGTACTGGTGTGTCTGGGGAGTTATTCAAAAGAGCTGCTTAAGGCCTGTGATATTGATATTCCGGTTTATCCCGTGAAAGGTTATTCATTGACTATCCCTATTTCTAATGAAAAATATGCGCCGCTGTCAACGGTAATGGATGAAACCTATAAGGTCGCTGTAACACGCTTAGGTGACCGTATTCGTGCTGCAGGTACAGCCGAGTTGTCCGGTTATAACTTGGATTTACCTAAGTCTCGAACTGATACCATTAGTCACGTAGTGGGTGACTTATTTGCTCAGGGATGTGATTTGTCTTTGGCGGATTATTGGACGGGGTTACGACCTATGACACCCGATGGTACCCCTGTTGTTGGTGCCAGTGGGATTGATGGTTTATATCTTAATACCGGTCATGGCACCCTGGGCTGGACAATGAGTTGTGGTTCCGGTGCTGTTATTGCAGATATCATCGCGGGCAGCAAAACCGAAATTGATTCCGAGGCATTGTCAGCTAAGCGTTACAAGGCATAA
- a CDS encoding NADPH-dependent FMN reductase → MKKILAFSGSNNSQSINQNLINITASKVKHNDVTVIDLKDFPLPIYSIDIETQGIPEEAKRLKKIMFGHDALIIASPEHNGSMPAFLKNTIDWLSRLAKPGQSFFGETKKPVLLLSTSPGATGGATNIKTMAELMPWWGGDVKGTYSLGSYYEKFSDGKFDLNTDQELTDLVRLFESTFK, encoded by the coding sequence ATGAAAAAGATACTCGCATTTTCAGGCAGCAATAATAGCCAATCAATTAATCAGAATTTGATTAATATCACGGCCAGTAAAGTTAAACATAATGACGTTACTGTGATTGATCTAAAGGATTTTCCGTTACCTATTTATAGCATCGACATCGAAACGCAAGGGATACCCGAAGAAGCCAAAAGACTGAAAAAAATAATGTTTGGGCATGACGCTCTGATTATTGCATCTCCTGAACACAATGGTTCCATGCCGGCATTCTTAAAAAACACCATAGATTGGTTATCTCGTCTGGCAAAACCCGGTCAGTCATTTTTTGGTGAGACAAAAAAACCCGTGCTGCTGCTAAGTACGTCACCAGGTGCAACAGGCGGCGCGACTAATATAAAAACAATGGCAGAATTAATGCCTTGGTGGGGCGGTGATGTCAAAGGGACTTATAGCCTGGGCAGTTATTACGAAAAGTTCAGCGATGGGAAGTTTGATTTGAACACAGATCAAGAACTAACCGATCTGGTTCGCCTATTTGAATCTACATTCAAATAG